One region of Turicibacter bilis genomic DNA includes:
- the pyk gene encoding pyruvate kinase — protein sequence MKQTFKNTKMICTIGPKSESKEMLSKLVDAGMNCVRCNFSHGDHAEQKARMDLIREINKEKGTHVAVLLDTKGPEIRTHLFENGGVDLVAGQTVRVAMNEVLGTAEKFSITYPGLINDVKVGGTILVDDGYVELTVNELDQANQEIVCTVKNSAFIKDRRGINVPGAKLNMPFISEKDRADMIFGCEMQVDYIAASFVRRAEDVLAIREIFAEQGNTHTQIIAKIENQEGVDNMDSILEVVDGIMVARGDLGVEVPAEEVPLIQKEIIAKCNAAGKIVVTATQMLESMQKNPRPTRAEVSDVANAIFDGSDAIMLSGESAAGQYPLEAVETMARIARRTEQALDHQEIIARAMASSTRNVSSAMGLAVADTVEDLGAQAVIACTQSGATARAISKYRPSAPVVAATSCEKTATSLALYWGVQPVVVAETSNTDELLATAAKVAEDFAGLEAGEIAVVTAGLPAGEGNTNLMKIHEVK from the coding sequence ATGAAACAAACTTTCAAAAACACAAAAATGATTTGTACAATTGGTCCTAAATCAGAATCAAAAGAAATGTTATCAAAATTAGTTGATGCAGGAATGAACTGTGTTCGTTGTAACTTCTCTCACGGTGATCATGCAGAGCAAAAAGCTCGTATGGATTTAATCCGTGAAATCAACAAAGAAAAAGGAACTCATGTTGCAGTATTATTAGATACTAAAGGACCTGAAATCCGTACTCACTTATTCGAAAATGGTGGAGTTGACTTAGTTGCTGGTCAAACTGTACGCGTTGCTATGAACGAAGTATTAGGAACAGCTGAAAAATTCTCTATCACTTACCCAGGATTAATCAACGACGTTAAAGTTGGTGGAACAATCTTAGTTGATGATGGATATGTTGAATTAACAGTTAACGAATTAGATCAAGCTAACCAAGAAATCGTATGTACAGTTAAAAACTCTGCATTCATTAAAGACCGTCGTGGAATCAACGTTCCAGGTGCTAAATTAAACATGCCATTCATTTCTGAAAAAGACCGTGCAGACATGATCTTCGGATGTGAAATGCAAGTTGATTACATCGCTGCATCATTCGTTCGTCGTGCAGAAGACGTATTAGCTATCCGTGAAATCTTCGCTGAGCAAGGAAACACTCATACTCAAATCATCGCTAAAATCGAAAACCAAGAAGGTGTTGACAACATGGATTCAATCCTTGAAGTTGTTGACGGAATCATGGTTGCTCGTGGAGATTTAGGGGTAGAAGTACCTGCTGAAGAAGTACCATTAATCCAAAAAGAAATCATTGCTAAATGTAATGCTGCAGGAAAAATCGTTGTAACTGCAACTCAAATGTTAGAGTCTATGCAAAAAAATCCACGTCCTACACGTGCCGAAGTATCTGACGTTGCTAACGCAATCTTCGACGGATCTGATGCAATCATGTTATCAGGAGAGTCTGCTGCAGGACAATATCCATTAGAAGCTGTTGAAACTATGGCTCGTATCGCTCGTCGTACAGAGCAAGCTTTAGATCACCAAGAAATCATCGCTCGCGCTATGGCTTCATCTACACGTAACGTATCTTCAGCTATGGGATTAGCTGTTGCTGATACTGTAGAAGATTTAGGAGCTCAAGCTGTTATCGCTTGTACACAATCAGGAGCTACTGCTCGTGCAATCTCTAAATACCGTCCATCTGCACCAGTTGTTGCTGCAACTTCTTGTGAAAAAACAGCTACATCTTTAGCATTATACTGGGGAGTTCAACCAGTTGTTGTTGCTGAAACATCAAACACTGATGAATTATTAGCTACAGCTGCTAAAGTTGCTGAAGACTTCGCTGGATTAGAAGCTGGAGAAATCGCAGTAGTTACTGCTGGATTACCTGCAGGTGAAGGAAACACTAACTTAATGAAAATTCACGAAGTTAAATAA
- a CDS encoding FAD:protein FMN transferase → MKHMKPFLFVFLLLLVGCQTKEETPVEPVSQNKFLLGTIVNITLYDNPKQEIFDEIFNAIEEIETMMTINNATTSEIIEINRQAGLEAVKVSQNTFDVIKAGLTYSELAKGKFDITVGPLVKLWEIGFDDAHVPEASEIENSLTLINYKNVELNEKDLTIKLTQPHMMIDLGGIAKGYAADVTASILKQHGNKHAIINLGGNVYAYGEKPNQAAWKIGVQNPFSTRGEYLGIASVKDKTVVTSGTYERYFEQDGVIYHHILDPQTGYPVQNNVMSVTIIADSSMTADALSTTAFALGIEQGLNLIESISGVEALYVTDEKQLYATSGFLDYFQLTDDTFTLVQ, encoded by the coding sequence ATGAAACATATGAAGCCCTTTTTGTTTGTCTTCCTACTTCTATTAGTAGGTTGTCAAACAAAAGAAGAAACACCAGTTGAGCCTGTATCACAAAATAAATTTTTACTTGGTACAATTGTCAATATTACGTTGTACGATAATCCTAAACAAGAGATTTTTGATGAAATTTTCAATGCGATTGAAGAAATTGAAACAATGATGACAATTAATAATGCAACAACCAGTGAAATTATTGAAATTAATCGTCAAGCAGGGTTAGAAGCAGTGAAGGTTTCTCAAAACACATTTGATGTCATTAAAGCCGGTTTAACATATTCGGAACTGGCAAAAGGTAAGTTTGATATTACGGTTGGACCATTAGTTAAGCTATGGGAAATTGGATTTGATGATGCCCATGTTCCAGAGGCTTCAGAAATCGAAAACAGTTTAACTTTAATCAACTATAAAAACGTGGAGTTAAATGAAAAAGATCTTACAATAAAACTAACTCAGCCCCATATGATGATTGATTTAGGGGGAATTGCTAAAGGATACGCAGCAGACGTTACCGCCTCTATCTTAAAACAACATGGAAATAAGCATGCCATCATCAACCTAGGTGGAAATGTTTATGCATATGGTGAGAAACCCAACCAAGCAGCTTGGAAAATTGGAGTCCAAAATCCCTTTTCAACACGTGGTGAGTATCTTGGAATTGCCAGTGTCAAAGATAAAACAGTTGTAACATCTGGAACTTATGAACGTTATTTTGAGCAAGATGGAGTTATTTATCATCACATTTTAGATCCGCAAACAGGATATCCTGTTCAAAATAATGTCATGTCAGTCACCATTATTGCTGATAGTTCAATGACTGCCGATGCCTTATCTACAACAGCTTTTGCTCTTGGGATTGAACAAGGATTAAATTTAATTGAGTCAATTTCTGGGGTTGAAGCACTATATGTTACGGATGAAAAGCAACTCTATGCAACATCAGGATTTCTAGATTACTTTCAATTAACTGACGATACATTTACCCTTGTACAATAA
- a CDS encoding acetate/propionate family kinase, with protein sequence MTKILSVNAGSSSLKFQLLEMPAQTVITKGLVERIGFEDGVFNIKFEDQKIEKVLPIKDHSVAVQLLVEALLDLKIVSSYDEISGVGHRVVHGGEKFDRSVVVTPEVLAEIEALSELAPLHNPANALGIKAFMKELPHAVSVAVFDTAFHQTMEKDAYLYPVKYDWYTKYGVRKYGFHGTSHQYVAERCAELLEKPLADTKIITIHIGNGGSLSAVKGGHSVDTTMGFTPLAGIMMGTRSGDIDPAVLPFVMEKENLTIDQAVNALNKESGLYGVSGASSDMRDILKLVAEGDERGTIAFNLYIKRICDYIGSYFLYLDGVDAIVFTAGIGENSIPVRKAVVQRLGALGIQLDEQANNVMGEEALISTADSKIKVFAIPTNEELMIAKDTYAFVK encoded by the coding sequence ATGACTAAAATTTTATCAGTCAATGCAGGAAGTTCATCATTAAAATTTCAATTATTAGAGATGCCAGCTCAAACAGTAATCACTAAAGGGTTAGTTGAGCGTATCGGATTTGAAGACGGAGTTTTCAATATCAAATTTGAAGATCAAAAAATTGAAAAAGTATTACCAATTAAAGATCATAGTGTAGCGGTTCAATTATTAGTAGAAGCTTTATTAGATTTAAAAATCGTTTCTAGCTACGATGAAATTAGTGGAGTTGGACACCGTGTTGTTCATGGTGGAGAGAAATTCGATCGCTCAGTAGTTGTGACACCAGAAGTGTTAGCAGAAATTGAAGCTTTATCAGAGTTAGCGCCACTTCATAACCCTGCAAATGCTTTAGGAATTAAAGCATTCATGAAAGAATTACCACATGCAGTTTCTGTAGCGGTATTCGATACAGCATTCCATCAAACAATGGAAAAAGATGCTTACTTATATCCAGTAAAATACGACTGGTATACAAAATATGGGGTACGTAAATATGGATTCCACGGAACTTCTCACCAGTATGTAGCAGAGCGTTGTGCTGAGTTATTAGAAAAACCATTAGCGGATACTAAAATTATCACAATTCACATTGGTAACGGTGGTTCTTTATCAGCAGTTAAAGGTGGACACTCAGTTGATACAACAATGGGATTCACTCCATTAGCAGGAATTATGATGGGAACTCGTTCAGGTGATATCGATCCAGCTGTTTTACCATTCGTTATGGAAAAAGAAAATTTAACAATTGATCAAGCGGTTAATGCGTTAAATAAAGAATCAGGGTTATATGGAGTATCTGGGGCTTCTTCAGATATGCGTGATATCTTAAAATTAGTAGCAGAAGGTGATGAGCGTGGAACAATCGCGTTTAATTTATATATTAAACGTATCTGCGATTACATTGGATCTTACTTCTTATACTTAGACGGTGTAGATGCTATTGTTTTCACTGCAGGTATTGGAGAAAATTCTATTCCAGTTCGTAAAGCAGTTGTTCAGCGTTTAGGTGCTTTAGGAATTCAATTAGATGAGCAAGCAAATAACGTAATGGGAGAAGAAGCGTTAATTTCAACGGCTGATTCAAAAATCAAAGTGTTTGCGATTCCAACAAATGAAGAGTTAATGATTGCAAAAGATACTTACGCATTTGTTAAGTAA
- a CDS encoding DHH family phosphoesterase produces the protein MLNEIWSEIVAFDKIIIHRHVSPDPDALGSQLGLAALIHENYPEKFVKTVGFTEPSLAWMGVMDEVKDEEYEGALVFVMDTANSARIDDGRFKLGAKLIKLDHHPVVEDYADLNYVNTNATATSEIVVSLFLANKEQYDLKMSLEAAQHLYTGIIADSGRFLYDNTTTATLGAASFLYDCGIDRNKIHELLYRRPLNIVQAQGFVLSQFEVSEAGVAYFKMSKDVQDSYGLTTGTRSALVNTLANIEGIRVWVCFFENEDGRIRANIRSNGPIINEVAARFEGGGHPKASGAIVKAWDDCQALLDELEQVCHTYVKELN, from the coding sequence ATGTTAAATGAAATTTGGAGCGAAATCGTCGCTTTTGATAAGATTATTATTCATCGTCACGTTAGTCCGGATCCAGATGCATTAGGATCTCAGTTAGGATTAGCGGCTTTGATTCATGAGAATTATCCAGAGAAATTTGTTAAAACTGTTGGTTTTACTGAGCCATCACTTGCATGGATGGGAGTTATGGATGAGGTGAAGGATGAAGAGTATGAGGGGGCATTGGTTTTTGTAATGGATACTGCCAATTCAGCTCGTATTGATGATGGACGTTTTAAGTTAGGTGCGAAACTTATCAAGCTAGATCATCATCCAGTGGTTGAAGACTATGCGGATCTTAATTATGTAAATACGAATGCAACAGCGACATCAGAAATTGTTGTCAGTTTATTTTTAGCTAATAAAGAACAATATGATTTGAAAATGTCCTTAGAAGCTGCACAACATTTGTATACAGGAATTATTGCAGATAGTGGACGTTTCTTATATGACAATACGACAACAGCCACTTTAGGAGCAGCAAGCTTTTTATATGATTGTGGAATTGATCGTAATAAAATTCATGAATTATTATATCGCCGTCCACTAAATATTGTTCAGGCCCAAGGATTTGTTTTAAGTCAATTTGAAGTGAGTGAAGCAGGTGTTGCTTATTTTAAGATGTCAAAGGATGTTCAAGATTCTTATGGATTAACGACTGGAACACGTTCGGCATTAGTAAATACATTAGCTAATATCGAAGGGATTCGAGTATGGGTATGCTTTTTTGAAAATGAAGATGGGCGTATTCGTGCCAATATTCGATCAAACGGGCCGATTATTAATGAGGTAGCCGCTCGATTTGAAGGTGGAGGTCATCCTAAAGCATCGGGTGCGATAGTCAAAGCATGGGATGATTGTCAAGCATTATTGGATGAACTAGAACAAGTGTGTCATACTTATGTTAAAGAATTAAACTAA
- the pfkA gene encoding 6-phosphofructokinase, with protein sequence MVKRIGVLTSGGDAPGMNAAIRAVVRAGIANNIEVFGIYNGYAGLVKGDIKPLTNSDVGGIINRGGTFLGSARLPEFKNIEVRELGVEQLKKHGIEALVVIGGDGSYMGAKKLTEMGINCIALPGTIDNDIVSSDFTIGFDTALNTVVDAIDRLRDTSASHARCSVVEIMGRHCGDLTVWGAIASGAEELIVPEKGINMDEIVAQIEEGKKRQKKHFIVTLAELMTDAHELAKEIEKRTGVETRATVLGHTQRGGAPTAADRVLAGRMGAYAVDLLIEGQGGRCVGIRDNKLTHYDILEALDLPRVFDETLYNLAKQLS encoded by the coding sequence ATGGTAAAAAGAATTGGTGTGCTTACTAGTGGTGGAGATGCACCTGGTATGAACGCAGCCATTCGTGCCGTTGTAAGAGCAGGTATTGCTAACAATATTGAAGTATTCGGTATTTACAATGGATATGCTGGTTTAGTTAAAGGCGATATTAAACCATTAACTAATAGTGATGTTGGTGGCATCATTAACCGCGGAGGTACATTCTTAGGTTCAGCACGTCTTCCTGAGTTCAAAAACATTGAAGTTCGTGAACTTGGTGTAGAGCAACTGAAAAAACATGGAATTGAAGCATTAGTTGTTATCGGTGGCGACGGTTCTTATATGGGAGCTAAAAAATTAACTGAGATGGGAATCAACTGTATCGCATTACCAGGTACAATTGATAACGACATCGTAAGTAGTGACTTTACAATTGGATTCGATACTGCTTTAAATACAGTTGTCGATGCAATTGATCGTTTACGTGATACATCAGCATCACATGCTCGTTGTAGTGTTGTTGAAATCATGGGACGTCACTGTGGTGACTTAACTGTTTGGGGAGCTATTGCTAGCGGTGCCGAAGAGTTAATCGTTCCTGAAAAAGGAATCAATATGGATGAAATTGTTGCTCAGATTGAAGAAGGTAAAAAACGTCAAAAGAAACATTTCATCGTTACTTTAGCTGAATTAATGACAGATGCTCATGAATTAGCTAAAGAAATCGAAAAACGCACTGGTGTTGAAACTCGTGCAACTGTTTTAGGACACACTCAACGTGGTGGTGCTCCAACAGCAGCTGACCGTGTTTTAGCAGGTCGTATGGGTGCTTATGCCGTAGATTTATTAATCGAAGGTCAAGGTGGACGTTGTGTGGGAATTCGTGATAACAAATTAACACATTACGATATTTTAGAAGCACTTGATTTACCACGTGTATTCGATGAAACATTATATAACTTAGCTAAACAATTATCTTAA
- a CDS encoding NUDIX hydrolase yields the protein MLETTLCYIFKDEKVLMLYRNKKEKDVHEGKWNGLGGKVEANETTLECVIREVLEESGLKIIEPSLIGACFYPNFNGLEEMMYVYVAKQYKGKISECDEGELHWMMKNEIMNLNVWESDRLFLPYVLNEDYFVAQFQYDEFDFIGGECKVVTPLILEKFIESKKRTV from the coding sequence ATGTTAGAGACAACATTATGTTATATCTTTAAAGATGAAAAAGTGTTAATGCTTTATCGTAATAAAAAGGAAAAAGATGTTCATGAAGGGAAATGGAATGGATTGGGTGGAAAAGTAGAGGCTAATGAAACAACACTTGAGTGTGTCATTCGTGAAGTTTTAGAAGAATCTGGGTTAAAGATTATTGAACCTAGTTTAATAGGTGCTTGTTTTTATCCAAACTTTAATGGACTAGAAGAAATGATGTATGTTTATGTTGCGAAGCAATATAAAGGTAAAATTTCTGAGTGTGATGAAGGCGAACTGCATTGGATGATGAAGAATGAAATTATGAATTTAAATGTTTGGGAAAGTGACCGTTTGTTTCTTCCATACGTTCTAAATGAGGATTATTTTGTCGCGCAGTTTCAGTATGATGAGTTTGATTTTATTGGGGGAGAGTGTAAAGTAGTTACTCCTTTGATATTAGAAAAGTTTATTGAAAGCAAAAAAAGAACGGTGTGA
- a CDS encoding FMN-binding protein — protein MKYKTISLTIISMISLLGACDANDTHTEVLLQSDNVKLLTIESNDLSTPIQTLNDGHYFAEADTYSTDGWKNIVNFEVVNGKIESITFDAVNEQATTYKRTLSINGEYISDTIDSSDLKWHEQLQLIESYLINDQDYHELLTADTIPTIEGITIDLSPFIELFNTAMTEGPIEIGPYQNGQYFAETEDSNNGMKHTINMLIENGYIIAAHWDTVPTNNLKAANQVLDEEAYSKHWNQQANLLEQHLIEIQDPMQMTFNEQNKTTDVNGVTIEVHQFIELAIKALASGPLLD, from the coding sequence CATCATTTCAATGATTAGCCTACTAGGCGCTTGCGATGCAAATGATACTCATACTGAGGTACTCTTGCAATCAGATAATGTTAAATTATTAACGATTGAATCTAACGACTTGAGTACTCCAATTCAGACACTAAATGATGGTCATTATTTCGCTGAAGCGGATACATATTCTACTGATGGATGGAAAAATATCGTTAACTTTGAAGTCGTTAATGGAAAAATTGAAAGTATCACATTTGATGCGGTCAATGAACAAGCAACAACCTATAAACGAACTCTATCGATTAATGGAGAATATATATCGGACACTATTGATTCATCAGATCTCAAATGGCATGAACAACTACAATTAATAGAGTCCTATCTTATAAACGATCAAGATTATCATGAATTATTGACAGCGGACACCATTCCTACTATTGAAGGTATTACAATTGACCTCTCTCCGTTTATTGAATTATTCAATACTGCGATGACAGAAGGACCAATTGAAATAGGTCCTTATCAAAATGGACAATACTTTGCCGAAACAGAAGATAGTAATAATGGAATGAAACACACGATTAATATGCTAATTGAAAACGGATATATTATTGCTGCTCATTGGGATACCGTTCCTACTAACAATCTAAAAGCAGCTAATCAGGTATTAGATGAAGAAGCGTACTCAAAGCACTGGAATCAGCAAGCCAACCTCTTAGAACAGCATTTAATTGAAATTCAAGATCCCATGCAAATGACATTCAATGAACAAAATAAAACAACTGATGTCAATGGAGTAACAATTGAAGTCCATCAATTTATCGAACTAGCTATAAAAGCACTGGCTAGTGGTCCATTATTAGACTAA
- the dnaE gene encoding DNA polymerase III subunit alpha: MVFFYVKIDANKCFYFEEMVGVRMGFTHLQVRSAYSLLNSSIKLADYVSLATLNQFKSLALVEEGSMHSAIKFYIACQKAGIKPIIGMSLKIRGEGFEDEWTLLAKNSKGYETLLKLASLTALEDGGADVEEVIAQSSNLIVITSGERGVLVSAIEQHQEERLNRYYHQYLKRLEHLYIGLLRVNHLTYEVSRHLIHWSERVGLKTVALNDVRYIRKEDAKTLTFLRAIKENQSIGQTDIQDVERYFKTEEEMRALFADCPQAIDMTEEIVASCTVKIPLHQQLLPKFPTPEGASSDSYLEALCYKGLMKRYGDNLSPVHKNRLSYELSIIKEMGFADYFLIVWDFIKYAKMNQIFVGPGRGSAAGSIVSYVLGITNVDPIKYNLLFERFLNPERISMPDIDIDFQDNRRDEVIQYVQTKYGSRCVVQIATFGTFQSRSAWRDLARIHDVETQLINKVAGYIYSGVTLKDIYEQSRELREFFSSYPKLEVIYQEAMKIEGLPRHTSIHAAGVIISDHDLTDYTAIMEGPTGVYVSQYEAEDLEAIGLLKMDFLGLKNLNMLQQIITLIKKKSDPTFDLTAIDSNDAKTYEMIAKGQTTGVFQLESEGMRQVLKKVCPTSLEDIVACNALFRPGPMESIPLFAARKHHEQPVDYYHPSLQGILHNTYGIIVYQEQIMQIANVVSGYTLGEADVLRRAVSKKKKDVLEEEERKFVAKAVERGYPIEIASQLYALILKFANYGFNRSHAVAYSMIAYQMAYLKAHYPAYFMSVALTNVIGSERHTSQYIREAKQLNLSILPPSVNKSGLSYQIEENQIRFSLLPIKHIGLNLARQLIEEREAGLFKSVYDFVVRTRRFMNQRAYEGLIDVGALDEFGYNRTTLHHNLGAILDFSKYDGGLFETDFEIQVLHKDLSKLEMMKREKELLGFYLNSHPIHMLAKAAQENGWYYPSDIMNINLSQATFIGFVEKFREIRDKKGKLMAFMDITDEHMSLTVTVFSDVYTSEYKSLLGKVIAVNGRINMRNNEKNLNLSKIIAVS; this comes from the coding sequence ATGGTCTTTTTCTATGTTAAAATCGATGCGAACAAATGTTTTTATTTTGAAGAAATGGTAGGGGTTCGAATGGGATTTACACATTTACAGGTACGGTCAGCCTATTCTTTATTAAATAGTTCTATCAAATTAGCTGATTATGTGAGTTTAGCCACTTTAAATCAATTCAAGTCATTGGCTTTAGTCGAAGAAGGGTCGATGCATAGTGCGATAAAGTTTTATATTGCATGTCAAAAAGCAGGGATTAAACCGATTATTGGGATGAGTTTGAAGATTAGAGGTGAAGGTTTTGAAGATGAGTGGACGTTATTAGCTAAAAATAGTAAAGGTTATGAAACTTTATTAAAGTTAGCTTCTTTGACAGCACTAGAAGATGGGGGAGCTGATGTTGAAGAGGTAATCGCACAATCATCAAACTTGATCGTTATTACGAGTGGCGAACGTGGTGTTTTAGTTTCTGCTATTGAGCAGCATCAAGAAGAACGTTTAAATAGATATTATCATCAGTATTTAAAGCGCCTTGAACATCTCTATATTGGACTTTTACGTGTTAATCATCTGACGTATGAAGTCTCTCGCCATCTGATTCATTGGTCTGAAAGGGTTGGACTAAAGACAGTGGCCTTAAACGATGTACGTTATATTAGGAAAGAAGATGCAAAAACTTTAACCTTTTTGAGAGCCATTAAAGAGAATCAATCGATTGGTCAAACTGACATTCAAGATGTGGAGCGATATTTTAAAACGGAAGAGGAGATGCGTGCTTTATTTGCTGATTGTCCGCAGGCCATTGATATGACAGAGGAGATTGTTGCTAGCTGTACAGTAAAGATTCCGTTACATCAGCAATTGTTACCGAAGTTTCCTACGCCTGAGGGAGCCTCTTCTGATAGTTATTTAGAGGCATTATGTTATAAAGGGTTGATGAAACGTTATGGTGATAACCTGTCACCTGTTCATAAAAATCGTTTGAGTTATGAGCTGTCTATCATTAAGGAAATGGGATTTGCTGATTATTTCTTGATTGTTTGGGATTTTATTAAGTATGCGAAGATGAATCAAATTTTTGTTGGCCCGGGTAGGGGGTCTGCTGCTGGATCGATTGTGTCTTACGTTTTAGGAATTACTAATGTCGATCCAATTAAATATAATCTTTTATTTGAACGATTTTTAAATCCTGAACGTATATCCATGCCAGATATTGACATAGATTTTCAAGATAATCGACGTGATGAAGTGATTCAATATGTACAGACTAAGTATGGTTCTAGATGTGTTGTTCAGATTGCGACATTTGGAACATTTCAATCACGTTCCGCTTGGCGTGATTTAGCGCGTATTCATGATGTTGAGACTCAGTTAATTAATAAAGTAGCGGGATATATTTATTCTGGCGTTACATTAAAGGATATTTATGAACAAAGTCGTGAGTTACGAGAGTTCTTTTCAAGTTATCCCAAGCTAGAAGTGATTTATCAAGAAGCAATGAAAATTGAGGGGTTACCTCGTCATACTTCAATTCACGCTGCAGGGGTCATTATTAGTGATCATGATTTAACGGATTATACAGCGATTATGGAAGGACCAACAGGAGTTTACGTGTCGCAATATGAAGCGGAGGATTTAGAAGCGATTGGTCTATTAAAGATGGATTTTTTAGGACTTAAAAATTTAAACATGCTTCAACAAATCATTACATTGATTAAGAAGAAGTCTGATCCAACGTTTGATTTAACGGCTATTGATTCTAATGATGCGAAGACTTACGAGATGATTGCGAAGGGGCAGACAACTGGGGTGTTTCAACTAGAGTCTGAGGGAATGCGTCAAGTTTTAAAGAAAGTTTGTCCAACGTCTTTAGAAGATATTGTGGCATGTAATGCTTTATTTAGACCGGGACCCATGGAGAGTATTCCTCTTTTTGCGGCCCGTAAACATCATGAACAGCCAGTGGATTATTATCACCCGAGTTTACAGGGTATCTTACATAACACTTATGGAATCATTGTTTATCAAGAACAGATTATGCAAATTGCCAATGTCGTTTCTGGCTATACATTAGGAGAAGCTGATGTTTTACGACGCGCAGTTTCGAAAAAGAAAAAGGATGTATTAGAGGAAGAAGAGCGAAAGTTTGTGGCTAAAGCAGTCGAACGAGGTTATCCAATTGAAATTGCCAGTCAACTATATGCTCTTATTTTAAAGTTTGCGAATTATGGATTTAATCGTAGTCATGCCGTAGCATATAGTATGATTGCTTATCAAATGGCATACTTAAAAGCACATTATCCCGCTTATTTTATGAGTGTTGCTTTAACGAATGTCATTGGAAGTGAGCGTCATACTTCACAGTATATTCGTGAAGCTAAGCAATTAAACTTATCTATCTTACCTCCTTCTGTGAATAAGAGTGGTTTGAGTTATCAGATTGAAGAAAATCAAATTCGATTTAGCTTGTTACCGATTAAGCATATTGGTTTGAATTTAGCGCGTCAATTAATTGAGGAACGTGAAGCGGGATTGTTTAAATCGGTATATGACTTTGTTGTTAGGACAAGACGATTTATGAATCAGCGAGCATATGAAGGATTAATTGATGTTGGAGCATTAGATGAGTTTGGATATAATAGAACAACACTACATCATAATTTAGGAGCTATCTTAGATTTTTCAAAGTATGATGGTGGGTTATTCGAGACTGATTTTGAAATTCAAGTTTTACACAAGGATTTATCAAAGCTAGAAATGATGAAGCGTGAGAAAGAATTATTAGGATTTTACTTAAATTCTCATCCGATTCATATGCTAGCAAAAGCTGCCCAGGAAAATGGCTGGTATTATCCAAGTGACATTATGAATATTAATCTATCACAAGCTACTTTTATCGGATTTGTAGAAAAATTTAGAGAAATTAGAGATAAAAAAGGAAAGTTGATGGCATTTATGGATATTACTGATGAACACATGTCATTAACTGTAACGGTTTTCTCAGATGTCTATACAAGTGAGTATAAAAGTCTTTTAGGAAAAGTGATAGCGGTTAACGGAAGAATTAATATGCGAAATAATGAAAAAAATCTCAATCTTAGCAAAATAATAGCGGTTTCATGA